One window of Lawsonibacter asaccharolyticus genomic DNA carries:
- a CDS encoding shikimate dehydrogenase, with translation MKIDINTKMITLLGKPLGQSFAARMQNAGYEAAGLNMLYFYTEVDKDHLGDVVNGLRYMNFAGFAVTKPNKVRVLRYLDELDPLCKKMGASNTVVKTPEGKLIGYNTDGVGFYTSLVEEGKINVEESTFFCFGAGGAGRAMCSVLAYHGAKKIYITDFYEPCAESLVMDINENFAPVAELVHHGDYAKIAECNVVMNASGIGMGSTIGQTPMPVEHIQPGQFYFDACYNPDKTQFLLNAEEKGCQVLNGLGMSLYQGAAQIELWTGEKAPVEAMRKELMDILAESK, from the coding sequence ATGAAGATCGACATCAACACCAAAATGATCACCCTGCTGGGCAAACCTCTGGGCCAGTCTTTCGCAGCCCGGATGCAGAACGCCGGTTATGAGGCCGCCGGTCTGAACATGCTTTACTTCTACACCGAGGTGGACAAGGACCACTTGGGCGATGTGGTCAACGGCCTGCGCTACATGAACTTTGCCGGCTTCGCCGTGACCAAGCCCAACAAGGTCCGCGTGCTGCGCTACCTGGACGAGCTGGACCCCCTGTGCAAGAAGATGGGCGCCAGCAACACCGTGGTCAAGACCCCCGAGGGCAAGCTGATCGGCTACAATACCGACGGCGTTGGCTTCTACACCTCCCTGGTGGAAGAGGGCAAGATCAACGTGGAGGAGTCCACCTTCTTCTGCTTCGGTGCCGGCGGCGCCGGCCGTGCTATGTGCAGCGTGCTGGCCTATCACGGAGCCAAGAAGATCTACATCACCGACTTCTATGAGCCCTGCGCTGAGTCCCTGGTCATGGACATCAACGAGAACTTTGCCCCTGTGGCTGAGCTGGTCCACCACGGCGACTACGCCAAGATCGCTGAGTGCAACGTGGTTATGAACGCCAGCGGCATCGGCATGGGCTCCACCATCGGCCAGACTCCCATGCCCGTGGAGCACATCCAGCCCGGTCAGTTCTATTTTGACGCCTGCTACAACCCCGACAAGACCCAGTTCCTGCTCAACGCGGAGGAGAAGGGCTGCCAGGTGCTCAACGGTCTGGGCATGTCCCTGTATCAGGGTGCCGCACAGATCGAACTGTGGACTGGCGAGAAAGCCCCTGTGGAAGCCATGCGCAAGGAGCTCATGGACATCCTGGCGGAGAGCAAGTAA
- a CDS encoding hydroxymethylglutaryl-CoA lyase: MMNLPSEITICEVGLRDGLQNEKTIVSTEDKLSLLRDLVDAGFPVIEVGSFMHPKKVPQMADTDDLFKALVNEFPGVEFRALIPNLRGVQRAADCGCKKVKLNVSASREHNLKNLNMTPEESVAGFADCVKAAAEHGIEVSGSISMPFGSPWDGRIPQSEIDSIIDAYLDVGITEISLSDTSGMGVPNQVYEMCSHVHTKFPTVSWWLHFHNTRGVAMANIMAAMEAGMTRFDTSFGGLGGCPFVPGAAGNISSEDVIHMCDESGITTGIDVRKVMAISRKVQTILGHTTDSYLLRAGCSSDLLQTVK, from the coding sequence ATGATGAATCTACCCTCTGAAATCACCATCTGTGAGGTGGGCCTGCGCGACGGCCTCCAGAACGAAAAGACCATCGTCTCCACCGAGGATAAGCTCTCCCTTCTGCGGGACTTGGTGGACGCCGGCTTCCCCGTGATCGAGGTCGGCTCCTTCATGCACCCCAAAAAGGTGCCCCAGATGGCAGATACGGATGACCTGTTCAAGGCTCTGGTCAATGAATTCCCCGGCGTGGAGTTCCGCGCTCTGATCCCCAATCTGCGGGGCGTCCAGCGCGCCGCGGACTGCGGCTGCAAAAAGGTGAAGCTGAATGTCTCCGCCAGCCGTGAGCACAACCTGAAGAATCTGAATATGACTCCTGAGGAGAGTGTAGCCGGTTTTGCCGACTGTGTCAAGGCCGCCGCGGAGCACGGGATCGAGGTCTCCGGCTCCATTTCCATGCCCTTCGGCTCCCCCTGGGACGGCCGCATCCCTCAGTCCGAGATCGACTCCATCATCGATGCATATCTGGACGTGGGCATCACCGAGATCTCCCTGTCCGATACCTCTGGCATGGGCGTCCCCAACCAGGTCTATGAGATGTGTTCCCATGTCCACACCAAATTCCCCACTGTCTCTTGGTGGCTCCACTTCCACAACACCCGCGGCGTTGCCATGGCCAATATCATGGCCGCCATGGAGGCCGGCATGACCCGTTTTGACACCTCCTTTGGCGGTCTTGGCGGCTGTCCCTTTGTCCCCGGTGCTGCCGGCAACATCTCCTCTGAAGATGTGATCCACATGTGCGACGAGTCCGGTATCACCACCGGCATCGACGTGCGCAAGGTGATGGCCATCTCCAGAAAGGTGCAGACCATTCTGGGCCACACCACTGACAGCTACCTCCTGCGGGCAGGCTGCTCCAGCGACCTGCTCCAGACGGTCAAGTAA